In one Grus americana isolate bGruAme1 chromosome 1, bGruAme1.mat, whole genome shotgun sequence genomic region, the following are encoded:
- the SMPD1 gene encoding sphingomyelin phosphodiesterase isoform X2, which translates to MAARAEGCGPAPPLSLAVALALSLSLSLALSAGSPPAGGAAFLEAVPRWGWRNVSCPVCRLLFGALDLALQLEPNVVRVGRVAARLCQDLRLARPEICRQAVQLFQRDVVSAWARSVLRPGEACGLLLGRRCGHWDIYGAWNVSLPTAPKPPVQPPVPPPPGAPTARILFLTDLHWDRRYVPGSDATCPDPLCCRGTARPGPGGAGFWGEYGKCDLPLHTIEALLAQLPGTAHFAAAYWTGDIPAHDVWQQSRQDQLLALRTVTGLLRRHLGTLPVYPAVGNHEATPVNAFPPPYVQGNQSSAWLYDAMAQAWQDWLPPSALQTLRAAGFYTVQVWPGLRLVSLNMNFCSQANFWLLINSTDPAGQLQWLVGVLAAAEQAGEKVHIIGHIPPAHCLRSWSWNYYRIVSRFEGTIAAQFFGHTHVDEFEMFYDEETLTRPVSVAFVAPSVTTYINLNPGYRVYEVDGAYPGSSHAVLDHETFILNLTEANAPGAEPRWQCLYRAREAYGLPTAFPDDWDRLIRRFQDDERLFQRFWFHFHKGHPPHEPCLAPCKAALLCALRTGRSADPGLCQPLRPALPFPRIQALWRRHRLC; encoded by the exons ATGGCGGCGCGGGCTGAGGGctgcggcccggccccgccgctctcGCTGGCCGTGGCGCTGGCGCTGTCGTTGTCGTTGTCGCTGGCGCTGTCGGCGGGGTCGCCCCCTGCCGGGGGGGCGGCGTTCCTGGAGGCGGTGCCGCGCTGGGGCTGGCGGAACGTGTCGTGCCCGGTGTGTCGCCTGCTCTTCGGGGCGCTGGACCTGGCGCTGCag CTGGAGCCCAACGTGGTGCGCGTGGGGCGCGTGGCGGCCCGGCTGTGCCAGGACCTGCGGCTGGCGCGCCCCGAGATCTGCCGGCAGGCCGTGCAGCTCTTCCAGCGGGACGTGGTGTCGGCCTGGGCCCGCTCGGTGCTGCGGCCCGGCGAGGCCTGCGGGCTGCTGCTGGGCCGGCGCTGCGGCCACTGGGACATCTACGGTGCCTGGAACGTCTCCCTGCCCACCGCCCCCAAGCCGCCGGTGCAGCCCCCGgtgcccccgccgcccggcgcCCCCACCGCCCgcatcctcttcctcaccgACCTGCACTGGGACCGCCGCTACGTGCCGGGCAGCGACGCCACCTGCCCCGACCCGCTCTGCTGCCGCGGCACCGCCCGTCCCGGCCCCGGCGGCGCTGGCTTCTGGGGCGAGTACGGCAAGTGTGACCTGCCGCTGCACACCATCGAGGCGCTGCTGGCCCAGCTCCCTGGCACGGCCCACTTCGCCGCCGCATACTGGACGGGCGACATCCCGGCACACGACGTCTGGCAGCAGAGCCGGCAGGACCAGCTGCTGGCGCTGCGCACTGTCACCGGGCTGCTGCGCCGGCACCTGGGCACTCTGCCCGTCTACCCGGCCGTGGGCAACCACGAGGCCACCCCCGTCAACGCCTTCCCCCCGCCATACGTGCAGGGCAACCAGTCCTCCGCCTGGCTCTACGATGCCATGGCCCAGGCCTGGCAGGACTGGCTGCCCCCCTCAGCGCTGCAGACCCTCCG ggcCGCCGGTTTCTACACGGTTCAGGTCTGGCCGGGGCTGCGCCTCGTCTCCCTCAACATGAACTTCTGCTCCCAGGCCAACTTCTGGCTCCTCATCAACTCCACCGACCCGGCGGGGCAGCTCCAGTGGCTGGTGGGGGTCCTGGCGGCTGCCGAGCAGGCGGGGGAGAAG GTGCACATCATCGGGCACATCCCCCCCGCGCACTGCCTGCGCAGCTGGAGCTGGAACTACTACCGCATCGTCAGCAG GTTTGAGGGCACCATCGCGGCGCAGTTCTTCGGGCACACGCACGTGGACGAGTTCGAGATGTTCTATGACGAGGAGACGCTGACGCGCCCCGTCTCTGTCGCCTTCGTGGCCCCCAGTGTCACCACCTACATCAACCTGAACCCTG gCTACCGCGTGTACGAGGTGGACGGCGCCTACCCCGGCAGCTCCCACGCCGTGCTGGACCACGAGACCTTCATCCTCAACCTCACGGAGGCCAACGCGCCGGGGGCAGAGCCGCGCTGGCAGTGCCTGTACCGCGCGCGAGAGGCCTACGGGCTGCCCACCGCCTTCCCCGACGACTGGGACCGGCTCATCCGCCGCTTCCAGGATGACGAGCGGCTCTTCCAGCGCTTCTGGTTCCACTTCCACAAGGGCCACCCGCCCCACgagccctgcctggcccccTGCAAGGCCGCGCTGCTCTGCGCCTTGCGCACCGGCCGCTCCGCCGACCCCGgcctctgccagcccctgcgCCCGGCGCTGCCCTTCCCGCGCATCCAGGCGCTCTGGCGGCGGCACCGGCTCTGCTGA
- the SMPD1 gene encoding sphingomyelin phosphodiesterase isoform X1: MAARAEGCGPAPPLSLAVALALSLSLSLALSAGSPPAGGAAFLEAVPRWGWRNVSCPVCRLLFGALDLALQLEPNVVRVGRVAARLCQDLRLARPEICRQAVQLFQRDVVSAWARSVLRPGEACGLLLGRRCGHWDIYGAWNVSLPTAPKPPVQPPVPPPPGAPTARILFLTDLHWDRRYVPGSDATCPDPLCCRGTARPGPGGAGFWGEYGKCDLPLHTIEALLAQLPGTAHFAAAYWTGDIPAHDVWQQSRQDQLLALRTVTGLLRRHLGTLPVYPAVGNHEATPVNAFPPPYVQGNQSSAWLYDAMAQAWQDWLPPSALQTLRAAGFYTVQVWPGLRLVSLNMNFCSQANFWLLINSTDPAGQLQWLVGVLAAAEQAGEKVHIIGHIPPAHCLRSWSWNYYRIVSRFEGTIAAQFFGHTHVDEFEMFYDEETLTRPVSVAFVAPSVTTYINLNPGAPWLSPPSPPPPALPLTPPRPQATACTRWTAPTPAAPTPCWTTRPSSSTSRRPTRRGQSRAGSACTARERPTGCPPPSPTTGTGSSAASRMTSGSSSASGSTSTRATRPTSPAWPPARPRCSAPCAPAAPPTPASASPCARRCPSRASRRSGGGTGSAELPARPGAAVGTIKV; this comes from the exons ATGGCGGCGCGGGCTGAGGGctgcggcccggccccgccgctctcGCTGGCCGTGGCGCTGGCGCTGTCGTTGTCGTTGTCGCTGGCGCTGTCGGCGGGGTCGCCCCCTGCCGGGGGGGCGGCGTTCCTGGAGGCGGTGCCGCGCTGGGGCTGGCGGAACGTGTCGTGCCCGGTGTGTCGCCTGCTCTTCGGGGCGCTGGACCTGGCGCTGCag CTGGAGCCCAACGTGGTGCGCGTGGGGCGCGTGGCGGCCCGGCTGTGCCAGGACCTGCGGCTGGCGCGCCCCGAGATCTGCCGGCAGGCCGTGCAGCTCTTCCAGCGGGACGTGGTGTCGGCCTGGGCCCGCTCGGTGCTGCGGCCCGGCGAGGCCTGCGGGCTGCTGCTGGGCCGGCGCTGCGGCCACTGGGACATCTACGGTGCCTGGAACGTCTCCCTGCCCACCGCCCCCAAGCCGCCGGTGCAGCCCCCGgtgcccccgccgcccggcgcCCCCACCGCCCgcatcctcttcctcaccgACCTGCACTGGGACCGCCGCTACGTGCCGGGCAGCGACGCCACCTGCCCCGACCCGCTCTGCTGCCGCGGCACCGCCCGTCCCGGCCCCGGCGGCGCTGGCTTCTGGGGCGAGTACGGCAAGTGTGACCTGCCGCTGCACACCATCGAGGCGCTGCTGGCCCAGCTCCCTGGCACGGCCCACTTCGCCGCCGCATACTGGACGGGCGACATCCCGGCACACGACGTCTGGCAGCAGAGCCGGCAGGACCAGCTGCTGGCGCTGCGCACTGTCACCGGGCTGCTGCGCCGGCACCTGGGCACTCTGCCCGTCTACCCGGCCGTGGGCAACCACGAGGCCACCCCCGTCAACGCCTTCCCCCCGCCATACGTGCAGGGCAACCAGTCCTCCGCCTGGCTCTACGATGCCATGGCCCAGGCCTGGCAGGACTGGCTGCCCCCCTCAGCGCTGCAGACCCTCCG ggcCGCCGGTTTCTACACGGTTCAGGTCTGGCCGGGGCTGCGCCTCGTCTCCCTCAACATGAACTTCTGCTCCCAGGCCAACTTCTGGCTCCTCATCAACTCCACCGACCCGGCGGGGCAGCTCCAGTGGCTGGTGGGGGTCCTGGCGGCTGCCGAGCAGGCGGGGGAGAAG GTGCACATCATCGGGCACATCCCCCCCGCGCACTGCCTGCGCAGCTGGAGCTGGAACTACTACCGCATCGTCAGCAG GTTTGAGGGCACCATCGCGGCGCAGTTCTTCGGGCACACGCACGTGGACGAGTTCGAGATGTTCTATGACGAGGAGACGCTGACGCGCCCCGTCTCTGTCGCCTTCGTGGCCCCCAGTGTCACCACCTACATCAACCTGAACCCTGGTGCGCCCTGgttgtccccccccagccccccgccaCCTGCCCTGCCGctgacccccccccgcccgcaggCTACCGCGTGTACGAGGTGGACGGCGCCTACCCCGGCAGCTCCCACGCCGTGCTGGACCACGAGACCTTCATCCTCAACCTCACGGAGGCCAACGCGCCGGGGGCAGAGCCGCGCTGGCAGTGCCTGTACCGCGCGCGAGAGGCCTACGGGCTGCCCACCGCCTTCCCCGACGACTGGGACCGGCTCATCCGCCGCTTCCAGGATGACGAGCGGCTCTTCCAGCGCTTCTGGTTCCACTTCCACAAGGGCCACCCGCCCCACgagccctgcctggcccccTGCAAGGCCGCGCTGCTCTGCGCCTTGCGCACCGGCCGCTCCGCCGACCCCGgcctctgccagcccctgcgCCCGGCGCTGCCCTTCCCGCGCATCCAGGCGCTCTGGCGGCGGCACCGGCTCTGCTGAGCTCCCTGCGCGGCCCGGTGCTGCCGTCGGCACAATAAAGGTGTGA
- the APBB1 gene encoding amyloid beta precursor protein binding family B member 1 isoform X1: MSGALGKRSDLANDNGCPGLSLGLRGPPEPGQPLRPKGSPQGPPLHGSTGLRGGGGPAGEEPANAKWVKDGQNQLRRAAERDQNRNELGTPPEETEVSARNTRNAGGGALPLLIDLRGAGDEEEDEEEDDEEEEEGDGDSTPVQSDPMTAESEPSGERAPREHGRSASLLFGVRSGTASDEDSSWATLSQGSPGSSPDDADSFWTRNSFETDSDLPAGWMRVQDTSGTYYWHIPTGTTQWEPPSGLARGSAPGSPGNTPSEELPLAWTGFAPAERFGEGDFWKDPVAEEADEEPGAQDEEPVLPGLASPGGGMALAEEDKPGSKRFAVRSLGWVEMSEDELAPGRSSIAVNNCIRQLSLHQHGPPGTWGEGRAMLLLLENQTLKLVDPQDQALLHAQPVASIRVWGVGRDSGRDFAYVARDQLTQMLKCHVFRCESPAKNIATSLHEVCSQIMVERRSARALANGLSVDPARLVEIPFQVEFPAPKSEVVQKFPVCYLGCVPVAKPVGMDVINAALEAALATGSKEHWTPIVVNVAPATLTITHEQTEAVLCECRVRFLSFMGVGRDVRSFAFIMASAPGAFRCHMVWCEPNAAGLSEALQAACMLRYQKCLDARPQASSSCLPAPPADSVARRVGSSVRRGVQTLLGSLKPRRLGAQTP, encoded by the exons ATGTCGGGGGCCCTCGGCAAGCGGAGCGACCTGGCCAACGACAACGGGTGCCCGGGGCTGAgcctggggctgcggggcccCCCCGAGCCCGGGCAGCCGCTGCGCCCCAAGGGctccccccagggcccccccctgCACGGCAGCAccgggctgcggggcggggggggcccggccGGCGAGGAGCCGGCCAACGCCAAGTGGGTGAAGGACGGGCAGAACCAGCTGCGCCGGGCGGCCGAGCGGGACCAGAACCGCAACgagctggggaccccccccgagGAGACCGAGGTCTCGGCCCGCAACACCCGCAACGCTGGCGGGGGGGCCCTGCCCCTGCTCATCGACCTGCGGGGCGCCGGggacgaggaggaggacgaggaggaggacgacgaggaggaggaggagggcgacGGGGACTCCACGCCGGTGCAGAGCGACCCCATGACGGCCGAGTCGGAGCCGAGCGGGGAGCGGGCGCCCCGCGAGCACGGCCGCAGCGCCAGCCTGCTCTTCGGCGTGCGCAGCGGCACCGCCAGCGACGAGGACTCCAGCTGGGCCACGCTCAGCcagggcagccccggcagctcccCCGACGACGCAG aCTCCTTCTGGACCCGCAACTCCTTCGAGACGGACTCGGACCTGCCTGCAGGATGGATGCGGGTGCAGGACACCTCGGGCACCTACTACTGGCACATCCCCACCGGCACCACGCAGTGGGAGCCCCCCTCGGGGCTGGCCCGTGGCTCGGCCCCTGGCTCCCCGGGGAACACCCCCTCCGAGGAGCTGCCG CTCGCCTGGACGGGCTTCGCCCCAGCTGAGCGCTTCGGTGAGGGGGATTTCTGGAAG gaCCCTGTGGCCGAGGAGGCGGATGAGGAGCCTGGAGCGCAGGACGAGGAGCCGGTGTTGCCGGGCCTGGCCTCGCCGGGCGGGGG CATGGCCCTGGCCGAGGAGGACAAGCCGGGCTCCAAG CGCTTCGCCGTGCGCTCGCTGGGCTGGGTGGAGATGAGCGAGGATGAGCTGGCGCCGGGCCGGAGCAGCATCGCTGTCAACAACTGCATCCGCCAGCTCTCCCTGCACCAGCACGGCCCCCCTGGCACCTGGGGGGAG GGCCGGgcgatgctgctgctgctggagaaccAGACGCTGAAGCTGGTGGACCCGCAGGATCAGGCCCTGCTGCACGCGCAGCCCGTGGCCAGCATCCGCGTCTGGGGCGTGGGGCGCGACAGCGGCAG AGACTTTGCCTACGTGGCCCGGGACCAGCTGACGCAGATGCTCAAGTGCCATGTCTTCCGCTGCGAGAGCCCCGCCAAGAACATCGCCACCAGCCTGCACGAGGTGTGCTCCCAG ATCATGGTGGAGCGGCGAAGTGCCCGGGCGCTGGCTAACGGCCTCTCCGTGGACCCCGCCAGGCTGGTGGAGATCCCCTTCCAGG TGGAGTTCCCGGCGCCCAAGAGCGAGGTGGTGCAGAAGTTCCCGGTGTGCTACCTGGGCTGCGTGCCCGTCGCCAAGCCCGTGG GCATGGACGTCATCAACGCGGCGCTGGAAGCGGCACTGGCCACCGGCAGCAAGGAGCACTGGACCCCCATCGTGGTCAACGTGGCGCCCGCCACGCTCACCATCACCCACGAGCAG ACGGAGGCGGTGCTGTGCGAATGCCGCGTGCGGTTCCTGTCCTTCATGGGGGTGGGCCGGGACGTGCGCTCCTTCGCCTTCATCATGGCCAGCGCCCCGGGCGCCTTCCGCTGCCACATGGTCTGGTGCGAGCCCAACGCCGCGGGGCTGAGCGAGGCGCTGCAGGCCGCCTGCATG CTGCGCTACCAGAAGTGCCTGGACGCCCGGCCCCAggcctccagctcctgcctgcctgcgccGCCCGCCGACTCGGTGGCCCGCCGGGTGGGCTCCTCCGTCCGCAGGGGCGTGCAGACCCTGCTGGGCAGCCTGAAGCCCAGGCGCCTTGGGGCCCAGACGCCGTGA
- the APBB1 gene encoding amyloid beta precursor protein binding family B member 1 isoform X2: protein MCSTDYFVAIVLLDSRPDSFWTRNSFETDSDLPAGWMRVQDTSGTYYWHIPTGTTQWEPPSGLARGSAPGSPGNTPSEELPLAWTGFAPAERFGEGDFWKDPVAEEADEEPGAQDEEPVLPGLASPGGGMALAEEDKPGSKRFAVRSLGWVEMSEDELAPGRSSIAVNNCIRQLSLHQHGPPGTWGEGRAMLLLLENQTLKLVDPQDQALLHAQPVASIRVWGVGRDSGRDFAYVARDQLTQMLKCHVFRCESPAKNIATSLHEVCSQIMVERRSARALANGLSVDPARLVEIPFQVEFPAPKSEVVQKFPVCYLGCVPVAKPVGMDVINAALEAALATGSKEHWTPIVVNVAPATLTITHEQTEAVLCECRVRFLSFMGVGRDVRSFAFIMASAPGAFRCHMVWCEPNAAGLSEALQAACMLRYQKCLDARPQASSSCLPAPPADSVARRVGSSVRRGVQTLLGSLKPRRLGAQTP, encoded by the exons ATGTGCAGCACGGACTACTTCGTGGCCATCGTCCTGCTGGACTCGCGCCCAG aCTCCTTCTGGACCCGCAACTCCTTCGAGACGGACTCGGACCTGCCTGCAGGATGGATGCGGGTGCAGGACACCTCGGGCACCTACTACTGGCACATCCCCACCGGCACCACGCAGTGGGAGCCCCCCTCGGGGCTGGCCCGTGGCTCGGCCCCTGGCTCCCCGGGGAACACCCCCTCCGAGGAGCTGCCG CTCGCCTGGACGGGCTTCGCCCCAGCTGAGCGCTTCGGTGAGGGGGATTTCTGGAAG gaCCCTGTGGCCGAGGAGGCGGATGAGGAGCCTGGAGCGCAGGACGAGGAGCCGGTGTTGCCGGGCCTGGCCTCGCCGGGCGGGGG CATGGCCCTGGCCGAGGAGGACAAGCCGGGCTCCAAG CGCTTCGCCGTGCGCTCGCTGGGCTGGGTGGAGATGAGCGAGGATGAGCTGGCGCCGGGCCGGAGCAGCATCGCTGTCAACAACTGCATCCGCCAGCTCTCCCTGCACCAGCACGGCCCCCCTGGCACCTGGGGGGAG GGCCGGgcgatgctgctgctgctggagaaccAGACGCTGAAGCTGGTGGACCCGCAGGATCAGGCCCTGCTGCACGCGCAGCCCGTGGCCAGCATCCGCGTCTGGGGCGTGGGGCGCGACAGCGGCAG AGACTTTGCCTACGTGGCCCGGGACCAGCTGACGCAGATGCTCAAGTGCCATGTCTTCCGCTGCGAGAGCCCCGCCAAGAACATCGCCACCAGCCTGCACGAGGTGTGCTCCCAG ATCATGGTGGAGCGGCGAAGTGCCCGGGCGCTGGCTAACGGCCTCTCCGTGGACCCCGCCAGGCTGGTGGAGATCCCCTTCCAGG TGGAGTTCCCGGCGCCCAAGAGCGAGGTGGTGCAGAAGTTCCCGGTGTGCTACCTGGGCTGCGTGCCCGTCGCCAAGCCCGTGG GCATGGACGTCATCAACGCGGCGCTGGAAGCGGCACTGGCCACCGGCAGCAAGGAGCACTGGACCCCCATCGTGGTCAACGTGGCGCCCGCCACGCTCACCATCACCCACGAGCAG ACGGAGGCGGTGCTGTGCGAATGCCGCGTGCGGTTCCTGTCCTTCATGGGGGTGGGCCGGGACGTGCGCTCCTTCGCCTTCATCATGGCCAGCGCCCCGGGCGCCTTCCGCTGCCACATGGTCTGGTGCGAGCCCAACGCCGCGGGGCTGAGCGAGGCGCTGCAGGCCGCCTGCATG CTGCGCTACCAGAAGTGCCTGGACGCCCGGCCCCAggcctccagctcctgcctgcctgcgccGCCCGCCGACTCGGTGGCCCGCCGGGTGGGCTCCTCCGTCCGCAGGGGCGTGCAGACCCTGCTGGGCAGCCTGAAGCCCAGGCGCCTTGGGGCCCAGACGCCGTGA
- the HPX gene encoding hemopexin, producing the protein MGQGSCATAPPAPYRAAGGRSPTHTMGVPTAALCLAWVLALGCAHPLTHSKPEAAGGGHPHGAEPPSNDTDLTQLCADEGSFDAATLSENGTMLFFRGEEVWESSRGGPWPHSRPLATAFPELGGPVEASLRLHRRQHPQEHQSLYLFQGEQVWAYTGGQLRPGFPRRVGDEFPGVPGGVDAAVECHPEECGGETVLFFKGDTVYSFDLELRVTKPRTWPGLGPCDAALRWLERYYCLQGTRFQRFDPLTGEVPPGYPRDLRDYFIPCPGRGHGQGNASWGDTGDRCSKTPFQALLSDDTGRIYAFRGGLSFRLDSHRDGHHAWPLAQTWPGLEGEVDAAFAWDGRTYLIQGSQVSVFLSAQGHRRVLGYPRPLQEELGVPSADAAFTCPGSADLYLIAGDHVRLVNLTQTPRRAGEPVPLPHDHVDSAMCTNDGVFLFRGPSYHQYPSVAQLLGARQSAPPQSITTHFFHCPQ; encoded by the exons ATGGGGCAGGGCAGTTGTGCAAcggcccctcctgccccataTAGGGCCGCGGGTGGCCGGAGCCCCACACACACCATGGGGGTCCCCACCGCCGCCCTCTGCCTGGCCTGGGTGCTGGCCCTGGGGTGCGCCCACCCGCT GACCCACAGCAAACCGGAGGCAGCCGGAGGAGGGCACCCCcatggggctgagccccccagcAACGACACTG acctgACCCAGCTCTGTGCGGACGAGGGCAGCTTCGATGCCGCCACACTCAGCGAGAATGGCACCATGCTCTTCTTCAGag GCGAGGAGGTCTGGGAGAGCTCCCGGGGGGGCCCCTGGCCCCACAGCCGCCCCCTGGCCACGGCCTTTCCCGAGCTGGGGGGCCCCGTTGAGGCATCGCTGCGCCTGCACCGCCGGCAGCACCCCCAGGAGCACCAGAGCCTCTACCTCTTCCAG GGTGAGCAGGTCTGGGCCTACACTGGGGGGCAGCTGCGTCCCGGCTTCCCTCGGCGCGTGGGGGACGAGTTCCCGGGAGTCCCCGGGGGGGTAGACGCCGCCGTCGAGTGCCACCCCGAGGAGTGCGGGGGCGAGACCGTCCTCTTCTTCAAGG GGGACACGGTGTACTCCTTCGACCTGGAGCTGCGGGTGACGAAGCCGCGCACGTGGCCGGGGCTGGGCCCCTGCGACGCCGCCCTGCGCTGGCTGGAGCGGTACTACTGCCTGCAGGGCACCCGCTTCCAGCGCTTCGACCCCCTCACCGGAGAGGTGCCCCCCGGGTACCCCCGCGACCTCCGCGACTACTTCATACCCTGCCCGGGACGAG GGCACGGGCAGGGGAACGCCTCGTGGGGGGACACTGGTGACCGCTGCAGCAAGACGCCCTTCCAGGCCCTGCTCTCCGACGACACCGGACGCATCTACGCCTTCCgtg GGGGTCTGTCCTTCCGCCTGGACTCGCACCGGGACGGGCACCACGCCTGGCCCCTGGCACAGACATGGCcggggctggagggagaggTGGACGCCGCCTTCGCCTGGGACGGACGCACCTACCTGATACAG ggctcccaggtCTCCGTCTTCCTCTCGGCGCAGGGCCACCGGCGGGTGCTGGGGTACCCGCGGCcgctgcaggaggagctgggggtcCCCAGCGCCGACGCCGCCTTCACgtgccctggctctgcagaCCTCTACCTCATCGCAG GGGACCATGTTCGGCTGGTGAACCTGACACAGACGCCACGGCGCGCGGGCGAGCCGGTGCCGCTGCCCCACGACCACGTGGACAGCGCCATGTGCACCAACGATGGCGTCTTCCTCTTCCGCGGCCCCAGCTACCACCAGTACCCCAGCGTGGCCCAGCTGCTGGGGGCCCGACAGTCCGCACCCCCCCAGAGCATCACCACCCACTTCTTCCACTGCCCCCAGTGA